Proteins from a single region of Canis aureus isolate CA01 chromosome 26, VMU_Caureus_v.1.0, whole genome shotgun sequence:
- the LOC144298747 gene encoding uncharacterized protein LOC144298747: MRPRGRGRGRERERGARSARGAGVLGGRAAAAAAAAGGWRRHGGGGGGGGGGGGGGEGAPGASSRAGSAGSGSRRGRGCCRGARRAQQSGGRRRRRERLPPVPARAAAAASSSDNTSASERVPEPALAKMAAEKERK; the protein is encoded by the exons ATGcgcccgcggggccggggccggggccgggagcgggagcggggagCGCGGA GCGCGCGCGGGGCCGGCGTGCTcgggggccgggcggcggcggcggcggcggcggcgggcggatGGCGGCGGCACGGCGGTggcggtggtggcggcggcggcggcggcggcggcggcgagggcgCGCCCGGGGCCTCGTCGCGCGCTGGCTCGGCGGGCTCCGGCTCGCGCCGCGGCCGCGGCTGCTgccggggggcgcggcgggcgcagcagagcggcgggcggcggcggcggcgcgagcGGCTCCCTCCAGTCcccgcgcgggcggcggcggcagcgtCGTCGAGCG ACAATACAAGCGCCTCGGAGCGAGTCCCCGAACCTGCCCTAGCCAAAATGGCGGCCGAGAAAGAGCGGAAGTGA